A genomic region of Plasmodium vivax scf_7165 genomic scaffold, whole genome shotgun sequence contains the following coding sequences:
- a CDS encoding Phist protein (Pf-fam-b) (encoded by transcript PVX_112105A): MPNNMDSRSFKREEYSSFNEITAESSTSSEIELIENDDSLLSDADEHDYLLSEQDNECTDISHLDLTCDDEIIRINVEDEDFMSTDATMEYNEELEEITMNTMQVENMVGEVLIGRNDEFSSSHLNEEPNEEQLDEYTHLGNITQHDAQFDDITNQGITIHQDIESDDYTQHGDIIQHDVHSREYTYHGNIIDYNAQSENGTYHANIIRRGPYTIIEFDRMELHYNYSILKLWDTIKERRLGDELTNPEDLIEDKIVYHIYNFFHSLERCKYFSLKNKLNKLCDYIVRKYNVPTEVKVHEWDMTISYILSDLLKKDAQDYFELCDLIENGMCERLKFVQFINEKKRSWSMSTNMIFRSWADVLALKLIIHAQ, from the coding sequence ATGCCGAACAATATGGATAGTAGGTCATTTAAGAGAGAAGAATATAGCTCGTTTAACGAAATAACCGCGGAATCCTCTACTTCGTCAGAAATAGAACTAATCGAAAATGATGACAGTTTACTATCTGATGCAGATGAACATGATTATTTGTTGTCGGAACAAGATAATGAATGTACAGACATATCACATTTGGATTTAACTTGCGATGATGAAATCATAAGGATTAATGTGGAAGATGAGGACTTTATGTCAACTGATGCGACGATGGAATATAACGAAGAATTAGAAGAAATAACTATGAACACAATGCAGGTTGAGAATATGGTTGGAGAGGTTCTAATAGGAAGGAATGATGAATTTTCTTCTAGTCATCTGAATGAAGAACCGAATGAAGAGCAACTTGATGAATATACCCATCTCGGAAATATTACACAACATGATGCACAATTCGATGATATTACCAATCAAGGGATTACAATCCATCAAGATATAGAATCCGATGATTACACTCAACATGGAGATATAATCCAACACGATGTGCATTCCAGAGAATATACGTATCATGGGAATATAATCGATTACAATGCTCAATCCGAAAATGGTACCTATCATGCGAATATTATCCGACGCGGCCCATATACAATAATAGAATTTGATCGTATGGAATTGCATTACAATTatagcattttaaaattatgggATACAATAAAGGAGAGGAGATTAGGTGATGAACTAACAAACCCAGAAGATCTTATAGAGGACAAAATAGtgtatcatatatataatttcttcCACTCTCTCGAAagatgtaaatatttttctcttaaaaataaattaaataaattgtgCGACTATATTGTAAGAAAGTACAATGTGCCAACGGAAGTTAAAGTCCATGAATGGGATATGACAATTTCGTACATCTTAAGTGATCTATTAAAAAAGGACGCCCAGGATTATTTCGAATTATGTGATCTAATTGAAAATGGAATGTGTGAGAGATTGAAGTTCGTCCAatttattaatgaaaaaaaaaggtcatGGAGTATGTCTACGAATATGATATTTCGATCATGGGCAGACGTCTTGGCTTTGAAATTGATCATTCATGCTCAATAA
- a CDS encoding hypothetical protein (encoded by transcript PVX_112100A), with translation MYVVLYFIYFKEKYEDKLPSNSFKKKLLKDFKFDEMKSTFQLPNSYDSQCWEYISKIPVTLYFNYRTIVNSYCKNNQNNKCCRDINYYFDLIIGIIRSSKLSVEDKSHYIEYVENSWNDPFKRERDYDCKREKGNYSKEKRSILKQLYDICDDKEMLVSNTDLYNKHLENKWTKIINSNSSDFEDFSFHINGKSLNKKLKYKDFLLNFEDIDCTDYNNINISDIVVERETLEQKTLVEVPSSRDNSREIEVIPTPVQEEPVIKTEDGTSNILDLKNLPITFVSLSGIGSFFFILYKYSPLGSWLYRNVTNKNKLSANMNYKPTQEDLERMLHSTHINSPDHQNTVYKKKKNLYDFLEFCDNIKGVLTNKRTAQQNNYCNYMKVIFDLYKEMEDIENPKVFD, from the exons atgtatgttgttctttattttatttattttaaggaaaaatatgaagataaACTACCTTCtaattcctttaaaaaaaaattacttaagGATTTTAAATTCGATGAAATGAAATCGACTTTTCAATTACCTAATTCGTATGATTCTCAATGTTGGGAATATATAAGCAAAATTCCTGTTACactatattttaattatcgCACCATTGTAAATagttattgtaaaaataatcaaaataataaGTGCTGTAGAGatattaattattacttTGATCTTATAATTGGAATTATTAGATCATCTAAATTAAGTGTAGAAGATAAAAGTCATTACATCGAATACGTTGAAAATTCCTGGAATGATCCATTTAAGAGGGAGAGAGATTATGATtgtaaaagagaaaaaggtaattattcaaaagaaaaaagatccatattaaaacaattatatgatatatgtGACGATAAAGAAATGTTGGTCTCTAATACAGATTTGTATAATAAGCACCTTGAAAATAAATGGactaaaattattaattctaACAGTTCTGACTTTGaggatttttcttttcatattAATGGTAAATCTCTTAATAAAAAACTCAAATATAAAGATTTTTTATTGAACTTTGAAGATATTGATTGCACTGATTACAATAACATAAACATCTCTGATATAGTGGTAGAAAGAGAAACCTTAGAACAAAAGACTCTTGTAGAGGTTCCTAGCTCTCGTGATAATTCTAGAGAAATAGAAGTTATTCCAACACCTGTTCAAGAAGAACCTGTTATTAAAACAGAAGATGGTACTTCAAATATTTTggacttaaaaaatttgcccaTTACCTTTGTTTCCCTTTCAGGAattggcagttttttttttattttatataaa TATTCGCCTCTGGGATCCTGGTTATATAGGAATGttactaataaaaataaattaagtGCAAATATGAACTACAAACCTACACAAGAAGACTTAGAACGTATGTTACATAGTACGCATATAAATTCACCAGACCATCA AAATACggtatacaaaaaaaagaaaaatttatatgatttCTTGGAATTTtgtgataatataaaaggtgtattaacaaataaaagaacTGCACAGCAGAACAATTATTGCAATTATATGAAAGTTATTTTTGACTTATACAAAGAAATGGAGGATATAGAAAATCCGAAGGTTTTTGATTAG
- a CDS encoding Phist protein (Pf-fam-b) (encoded by transcript PVX_112110A): MGKDLDQYDMANLAQRNLGTGKPNDMIDLFQRGGADAASMWGATGNRAIGFGEQNWDSYYKSSYGNSPQSAHNAPGAQRANALDNRMLRYGDSSLQNSMMGSMPSSLGNVSNDSVFGSRASMGGNQADGAVGGRLPGSANLNESVFGSKGAAGGSQGDQLTEDKYAVFDSLYEEYLGSAKGAAGLAGVGATGGAGVGATGGAASPTGVGATGGAGLGAGLGAGLGAGLGAGLGAGLGGGLGAGLGGGLGAGLGGGLGAGLGAGLGAGLGAGLGAGLGSRSDNIFNKASDPYRPFESVTPSDGMWSGFQSQYDLFPEAKLSAAVSTNDIYPGDIWAEYKQQLENYSDAKDELEKIKKEKHSDRLSSSHHHKRSSSERTSSGSRSKSSSDNRLVKYSGRKGTSSEEYERRRKESKSQEHASSKHIKEMIDKLGSTVNMRDMFYIFNCLINHERRKYVDMEEGTMLFWDKTAKSYGLPDYYKTRQWMKAFDGMTKELFYNEKKLFDRLYHLLQHGSCSRSGYIQFIKEVKYTCSRMRKEMEDQWKEYLSTKVRGFW; this comes from the exons ATGGGAAAAGATCTTGATCAATATGATATGGCAAATTTAGCACAACGAAATTTGGGTACTGGGAAGCCAAATGATATGATCGACTTGTTTCAGAGAGGAGGTGCAGATGCAGCAAGTATGTGGGGTGCCACCGGCAACAGAGCCATAGGTTTTGGTGAACAAAACTGGGATTCATATTATAAGAGCAGTTATGGAAATTCCCCTCAATCGGCTCACAATGCACCGGGTGCCCAGAGGGCAAATGCTTTAGATAACAGAATGTTAAGATATGGTGATAGCAGTTTGCAAAATAGTATGATGGGAAGTATGCCATCGTCCTTGGGTAATGTTTCGAATGATAGTGTTTTTGGCAGTAGAGCATCTATGGGAGGTAACCAAGCTGATGGTGCTGTTGGTGGTAGATTACCTGGAAGTGCTAACCTGAATGAAAGTGTTTTTGGATCCAAAGGAGCTGCAGGAGGTAGTCAAGGTGATCAATTGACAGAAGATAAATATGCTGTTTTTGATAGTTTATATGAGGAGTATTTAGGAAGTGCAAAAGGTGCAGCTGGATTGGCAGGTGTAGGTGCAACCGGAGGTGCTGGGGTAGGTGCAACAGGAGGTGCAGCTTCACCAACAGGTGTAGGAGCAACAGGTGGTGCTGGATTGGGAGCTGGATTGGGTGCTGGATTGGGAGCTGGATTGGGAGCTGGACTGGGAGCTGGGTTAGGTGGTGGATTAGGTGCAGGATTAGGTGGAGGTTTAGGTGCAGGATTAGGTGGAGGATTAG GCGCAGGATTGGGTGCAGGATTAGGTGCCGGATTAGGCGCAGGATTGGGTGCAGGTTTAGGCTCTAGAAGTGATAACATCTTCAACAAGGCCTCTGATCCATATAGACCATTCGAATCTGTTACTCCATCTGATGGCATGTGGTCTGGATTTCAAAGTCAATATGATCTCTTCCCCGAGGCTAAATTGAGTGCGGCAGTTAGTACAAATGATATATATCCAGGAGATATCTGGGCTGAATATAAACAGCAACTTGAAAATTACTCAGACGCAAAAGAcgaattagaaaaaattaaaaaagaaaagcattCTGACAGATTAAGTAGCAGCCATCACCACAAAAGATCGTCATCTGAGAGAACTTCAAGTGGTTCTAGATCCAAATCATCATCAGATAATAGATTAGTTAAATATAGCGGAAGGAAAGGAACCTCAAGCGAAGAATATGAGAGACGTCGTAAAGAATCCAAAAGTCAAGAACACGCCTCTTCAAAACATATCAAAGAAATGATTGACAAATTAGGAAGTACAGTAAATATGAGAGACATGTTCTACATATTTAACTGTTTGATTAACCACGAAAGAAGAAAGTACGTTGATATGGAAGAAGGTACTATGTTGTTCTGGGATAAAACGGCAAAATCTTATGGTCTCCCAGATTACTATAAAACTAGACAATGGATGAAAGCTTTCGACGGTATGACGAAAGAGTTgttttataatgaaaagaaattattcgATAGACTATACCACTTACTTCAACATGGATCATGCTCACGAAGTGGATATATTCAATTTATTAAGGAAGTTAAGTATACATGCAGTAGAATGAgaaaagaaatggaagaCCAATGGAAAGAATATTTAAGCACCAAAGTTAGAGGATTCTGGTAA